TCAAAAAAATATAAGAAAGTCTGTTTATCCACATTAGGTGTGAATAAACAAGAACGAATCAGTGCGTTTTCTTCACTTTGTTCATATCCAATGACTGCCCTTATTTCTTCCGCCTCTTCCAAAATCATAAATTGCGCGTACAACTCATTTATTTTATCATCTTTTTTATTAGCTTGTCCGAAAAAAGAATGCAATCTTTCCACATCTGCTTTCGTCGCAAAATATACCTTCTTCATAATAAATCCCTCCTCTTTTTTATATATGAGAAGGGATTTACGAATAGTACTATTTAGAGAATAAAGATGTAAAAGCTTCTACAATAAATAACTTAACTTCTGGCTCTTCTTCTTCCTCTTCTACTTTTACATACTCATTTTGTTTTTCTTGTTTTTGCTCCACAGGTTTCTCCACTTTTTCCACAGTTTTTGTTTCCTCTTTACTTACAGGTTGTTCTTCTACTTTTGTTTCATTTTTTACTACTTTCTTTTCAGAAGCTGTTACTTTTGTTGCGACTTCCTGCTTTACAACTTTCTTTTCTTTCACCTCATCCTCCTTTTTCTCTTCTGTATCTACTACCTCTTCATCATCTATTTGTTTTACTTGCTCCTCTTCTGGAGATTCAGCCTTCACAACATGTTCTTCTTTCCTTACAGCTGTACCACTTGAAAAATCTAAGAAACACATCGGTGGAAATAATACACACCACCAGTTTGCCCCTTCTCCTTCCCCAATTGTAATTAAAACTGCTTCATATTCCCCTGCTGGATAAATAAAATTCCCATATACCTTTGTAGGAAACTTTACATTTTTACTGAATTTCACTTGGAATGAATCTTTGCTTCCTTCTTTTTTCAACGTATTTGCCACTGTTTTTTCGATTTCTGGAATATGACTTTGAATGACTTTGCGCGCTTCTTCAAATGAAGTTAAATCAGCTACCCATCCATCAATTTGTGCTTTTACTTCATCACGCACTTTGCGCTTTAACGCCTGATCTTTATCTGAATCACTATTTGCTAAAATCCGTAATCGAACGGCCTCTTTCGGAATAACTGAAGGTCCTTTCGCATCAGCTTTCATATATCCAAACTGCACAAGTAACTGTGCACCAATTAATAATAAAAGAAGATAAGCAATAACTTGTTTTTTCATTTCCTCCACCGTCCCTTCTACAAACAGTGTGGACAGACTTTCATCTTTCTAAACTATTAAATTCAAAATCTATATGAATTTTTCCACAAAAAAATAGAGTAAGGTGTAATCCTTACTCTATTTCTGCAAATACCATACGATCTTTTCCATTAATATCAAAAACAACCTCAACATGAGCATGTGGAAAAGCTTGTTGTAACAGCCCTTTCACGTCCTCACCTTGCCCTACTCCTATTTCAAATGCTACAATTGCTTTCTTCTGCAGCACATTCGGCAATTCTTCCATAAAGCGGCGATAGAAATCTAATCCGTCTTCACCACCAACAAGCGCTCTCTTTGGCTCATGCTCTTTCACCACAGGAGAAAGACCACGCCAATCTTCTTCCGGTATATATGGAGGATTTGAAACAACAACATCTAACTTTTGACCCGTTTCATAAAATGGTGATAATAAATCACCATGATAGAACGTTACTTCTGCGCCCAAAGTTTTCGCATTTTCTTTTGCAACTTCAATTGACTCCTGTGCAATATCTACCGTATATACATGAAGATTTTTATTTTCTAAAGCAAGCGTAATCGAAATCGCCCCGCTACCCGTACCGATATCCGCTACATGTAGTTTCTCATCACCAAAATGGCGCTCGATTCTTTCTAACACTCCCACTATAAGCTCTTCGGTTTCCGGTCTTGGTATTAATACTTCTTCATTCACAAAGAACGATCTTCCATAAAACATTTCATGACCAATCATATATTGAATCGGAATACCTTCTACATGCTTGTGGATAAACTCTGTAAAACTTGTTTCTTGTTCCGCAGTTATTTCTTCACGCATGTTCATCAATAATCCTGTTCTATTCGTCTTTAATACATGACAAAGGACAATTTCTCCCGCATTTTCATCTCGCCCATTCTCCTGTAAAAAAGAAGAAGCCCATTTCAGGGCTTCATAGACACGCATTACTCAGCTGCCTCCATCCTTTGAGCCTGATCTTCCATCACTAAGGCATTGATGAAATCATCTAACTTACCTTGTAAGATTTGATCTAGCTTTTGAATCGTTAAACCGATTCGATGGTCTGTAACACGGTTTTGCGGGAAGTTATACGTACGAATACGCTCTGAACGATCACCCGTACCAACAGCTTGTTTACGGTTTTGATCATACTCAGCTTGTGCTTCTTGTCTAAACTTATCATAAACACGTGCGCGTAATACTTTCATCGCTTTTTCTTTATTCTTAATTTGTGATTTCTCATCCTGACACGATACAACTACACCAGTCGGTAAATGCGTTAAACGTACCGCTGACATCGTTGTATTAACGCTCTGTCCACCAGGTCCACTAGAAGCGAATGTATCAACACGAACATCTTTCTCATGAATATCAATTTCTACTTCTTCTGCCTCTGGTAATACAGCTACAGTTGCTGTAGATGTATGAATACGTCCACCAGATTCCGTTTCAGGAACACGTTGTACACGGTGAGCGCCATTCTCAAATTTCAACTTCGCGAAAGCACCTTTACCGTTAATCATAAAGATAATCTCTTTATATCCACCTAACTCTGTATAGCTAGCCTCGATAATCTCCGTTTTCCAACCTTGTACCTCAGCGTAACGGCTATACATACGGTATAAATCACCAGCAAATAAAGCAGCCTCGTCACCACCGGCAGCTCCACGAACCTCAACGATAACGTTCTTATCATCGTTAGGATCTTTTGGTACAAGTAAAATTTTCAGACGCTCTGATAATGTTTTTTCTTGTGATTCTAGCTCAGAAACCTCTTCTTTTACCATTTCACGCATTTCTGCGTCTAACTTATCTTCTAACATTGCTTTCGCATCTTTTAATTGCTCACGAACATCCTTATACTCACGATACACCTCTACCGTTTCCTGTATATCAGACTGTTCCTTTGAATATTCACGAAGCTTATTTGAATCACTAATAATTGCTGGGTCGCTTAGCAATTCATTTAACTTCTCATAACGATTTTCTACAGCTTGCAAACGATCTAACACATCATTCACCTCTACATCCTAGTATCTAATACAAATAGTATATGGTACTTACTCAAAAAAACGCAAATTATATTTAAAAGTGGCGGTGGCTCGTTCAGCTCTGACCAGCTAAGGTTCTTTCGACCTAAAGGTGCTTTTTACCTTTCGGGCGGAAGGTTCTTAGGTGCGAAGAGCTAGCCACCGGAACTAGATATTATTTAAAAGCGTAAGCGGCTCACACCACTCACACTCTCTATTCTGAAAAAAACCCGCCTTGCACAGCGAGTTTACTTATCTTTGTTTTGTAGGAACTGCATGACAATGACGACAGCGTGGTTCATACGACTCTGAAGCACCAACTAAAATAATTGGATCATCAAATGCCGCTGGTTCTCCATCAATTAATCGTTGTGTACGACTTGCCGGAGATCCACATGCAGAACATACAGCTTGTAGTTTTGTTACATGTTCAGCAATCGCCATCAGCTGAGGAACTTGTCCAAATGGTAGACCACGGAAATCTTGGTCTAAACCAGCTACAATGACACGATAGCCACGATTTGCCAATACTTGCACCACTTCCACAATGTCCCCATCAAAGAATTGCACTTCATCAATTGCAATTACATCCATTTCTTCAGTGATATGTTTAAATATATCTTTTGAAGCTGAAACAGGAACTGCTTTTACCTTTAATCCGTTATGTGATACAACGTCTTCTTCACTATAGCGATTATCAATACATGGTTTAAATACAATTGCATGTTGTTTCGCAAATTGCGTACGACGAACACGGCGGATAAGCTCTTCTGATTTACCAGAAAACATACTACCGCAAATCACTTCAATCCAACCGTTCTGATTTATTAAGTACATGAAGCTCTCCTTTCATCTACTTTTTCGTTAAAAGTAGGGTAAAGGTATAATATTTTCGCAAAAAAAACAGACAAGCGAATAGATACACTTGCCTGTTTTATGTTTTTATTACTTAAGACCGTATTTCTTATTGAAGCGGTCAACGCGTCCGTCTGCAGTAGCAAACTTCTGACGTCCAGTGTAGAATGGGTGAGAATCAGAACTGATCTCAACTTTTAGTAATGGATAAGTGTTACCATCTTCCCACTCAACAGTTTCGTTAGATCCTTTAGTAGATCCGCTTAAGAATTTGAAGCCTGTGTTTGTGTCCATGAATACAACTTTCTTGTAATCTGGGTGAATTCCTGCTTTCATTCTTTTCATCTCCTTCCGCCCTGAATCATTTTCGAAACAGAGTTTTTCATCTTTAGCTGCATACACAACTATATTGATGAAACACATATGATGAAATTATAACAAGGCTAACTTCATTTTGCAACTACCTGTTTTTGTCTTTTGAAATTTAAAGTGGAGGTGGCTCGCTCAGCTCTGACCAGCTAAGGTTCTTTCGCCCTAAAGGTGCTTTTTACCTTTCGGGCGGAAGGTTCTTAGATGCAAAGAGCTAGCCACCGGAACTGGATATTACTTAAGAATCCAGGACACTTCGAGCGAGAGAGTGAAATGACCGGAGATTCTTCCACGCATCTCTCTTTAACATCACCTAAAAAACATAAAAAACTCGCTTACCACAAAATAAGCGAGTCCCAATCTTTTCCCTTTACTTAGTTGTTACATATCTTTTTGAATCTGCAACAATGTTTTGTAAAAATTCTTCATTTGTCTTTGTTTGACGAAGTTTACGTAAGAAACTTTCAACAAAGTCTGGTGTATCACGCATTGTTTTACGAATACCCCACAGCTTGTCTAAATGTTCTTTCGGAATTAATAGATCCTCTTTACGTGTACCAGAACGGCGAATATCAATTGCCGGGAAGATACGACGCTCAGCTAATGAACGATCTAAGTGAAGTTCCATATTTCCAGTTCCTTTAAATTCTTCGTAAATTACATCATCCATACGGGATCCTGTATCAACAAGCGCTGTTGCTAAAATAGTTAAGCTACCGCCTTCTTCAATATTACGTGCAGCTCCAAAGAAGCGCTTCGGTCTATGGAAGGCAGCTGGGTCGATACCACCCGATAATGTTCTACCACTTGGCGGAATAACAAGGTTGTAAGCTCGCGCTAAACGGGTAATACTATCCATTAAAATGATAACATCTTTTTTGTGCTCTACAAGACGCATTGCACGTTCTAACACAAGTTCCGCTACTTTAATATGATTTTCTGGTACTTCATCAAAAGTAGAGCTTACAAAATCTCCTTTAACAGAACGTTCAATGTCTGTTACTTCCTCTGGACGCTCATCAATTAAAAGTACAATTAATTCAGCTTCCGGATGATTTGTTGTAACACTGTGCGCGATTTCTTTTAATAGACTTGTTTTACCAGCCTTTGGAGGCGCGACAATTAAACCACGTTGTCCAAATCCAACTGGTGCAATTAAATCCATGATGCGTGTCGGTAACTTTTTCGGTTCCGTTTCCAATTTCATTTGGCGATCTGGGTATAATGGTGTTAATGCAGGGAAATGCACACGCTCTTTTGCTGACTCTGGATCATCTCCGTTTACAGCTTCAACTTGTAATAATCCAAAGTAGCGTTCATTTTCTTTCGGAGGTCGTACTTTACCAGAAACTTTATCTCCATTACGTAAATCGAAACGACGAATTTGCGAAGCTGAGATATAAATATCTTCTGAGCTTGGAGAGTAGTTGATAGGACGTAGGAATCCAAATCCTTCTGATTGAATAATTTCTAATACGCCTTCCATGAAGAAGAAACCTTCTTTTTCTGCTCGAGCTTTTAAAATGGCGAAGATTAACTCTTTTTTCGTTAATTTGCTATAATACGAAATCTTAAATTCTTTCGCAAGCTCGTATAACTCTTTTAATTTCATGTTTTCTAATGCTGCAATTGACAAATTCATTCAGACACCACACTTTAACGTTATTCTCTTTTCACATGGGTAAAGGGAAAAAATACGGAAGGCAAATAATTAATAATGAAAGGCAATAAGTTCAAGTAGGGTAATATTCACTATTGTAACCCTTTTATCTAGTTTTAATCAATACGTTGAAACACAAATACAAGAAGCGAAGACAAGAAAATTTGTCTTCGCTTTTTATTTAATCTAGTTCCAGCGGCTAGAATGGTCGACGGTTTCGATTCTCCCCTTCTGAGCAAGCTGCTTCCACCTTTTACTTAATCCAGCTCCGGTGGCTAGAAGGGTCAGTCATTTCACCCCTTCTGAGCAAGCCACCTCCGCTTTTTATTTAATAACCAAGTTCGGTTTTTTATTTAAGCTATGACGTCCGTCTACGAAGCGTACTGTGCCTGATTTTGCACGCATAACAAGAGATTGTGTTGTTCCTACGCTACCTTTAAATTGAACGCCGCGTAATAGTTCTCCGTCTGTTACACCTGTTGCTGCAAAGATTGCATCGTCACCTTTTACTAAGTCCTCCATGCGAAGGATGCGGTTGATGTCTTCTATGCCCATCTTTTTGCAACGCGCCAATTCAGCTTCGTTTTGTGGTAATAGCTTTCCGTGAATTTCGCCACCTAAACATTTTAATGCAACTGCTGCTAATACACCCTCAGGCGCACCACCAGATCCGAATAAAATATCTACACCTGTACGATCAAATGCAGTATTAATTGCACCTGCTACGTCTCCATCATTAATCAATTTAATACGAGCACCAGCTTTACGAATTTCTTCAATAATCGCTTGATGACGTGGACGGTTTAAAACTGTCGCTACAACATCTTCAATATCCTTGTTTTTCGCTTTCGCAACTGCACGTAAGTTATCGATAATAGGCGCATCAATATCGACCGCCCCAACCGCTTCTGGGCCAACCGCGATTTTATCCATGTACATGTCAGGAGCATGTAACAAATTACCGTGATCTGCAATTGCAATAACAGCAAGAGCATTCCATCCACCAGCTGCTACAATGTTTGTCCCTTCTAAAGGATCAACTGCAACGTCTACACGTGGACCATATCCTGTACCTAATTTTTCTCCGATATATAGCATTGGTGCTTCATCCATTTCACCTTCACCAATTACAACTGTACCTTTCATCGGAATTGTATCAAATACATCACGCATAGCTGATGTTGCTGCACCGTCTGCCTCATCCTTTTTCCCGCGTCCCATCCAACGCGCTGATGATAAAGCTGCAGCCTCTGTTACACGTACTAACTCCATAGATAAACTTCTTTCCACGATAATCCCTCTCCTTTAAGTCTTTATATTTCTGCCGTATTTTGTGAACCGTGTTTTTTCTATAAAGTGTACTTCCGCAAGTAGTGATGCTTCGCTTCCCCCTTGCGGAAGTATCACTTATGCGTTCTTCATTTCTTCAATTTCTTGCTTTGTCATTTGTTCTCGCCAAATGTTTGCACCAAGCCCTTTAAGCTTGTCTACTATATTTTCATAACCTCGATCAATATGCTCAAGTCCGGTTACTTCTGTAATTCCATCCGCCATTAATCCTGCGATAACAAGTGCTGCTCCAGCTCGCAAATCACTCGCTTTCACTTTTGCACCTTGCAATAAAACAGGACCAGTTACGATAGCTGATCGACCTTCTACTTTAATTTGTGCATTCATACGACGTAATTCATCAATATGTTTAAAACGTGCACCATAAATCGTATCCGTTACAACACCCGTTCCATGCGCCTTTGTTAAAAGTGTTGTAAACGGCTGTTGTAAGTCTGTTGGGAAACCTGGATATACAAGCGTTTTTATATCAACTACTTTTAATCTTCTATCACCGTTCACTGTAATCTGGTCATCATTCGTTTCAACCTGGACACCAGCTTCTCGGAGCTTCGCCGTAACTGACTCTAAGTGCTGAGGAATAACATTATCAACTGTTACTTCTCCTCCTGATGCAGCACCTAAAATCATATACGTACCCGCTTCAATACGATCTGGAATGATCGTATGATGACAACCGTGCAATGAATCCACACCATCAATTCGGATTACATCTGTACCAGCACCTTTAATACGTGCTCCCATGCTAGTTAACAGTGTAGCTACATCAATAATCTCTGGTTCTTTCGCTGCGTTTTCAATAACAGTTCTACCTTTCGCTCGTACAGCTGCTAGCATAATATTAATCGTAGCTCCTACACTAACAACATCTAAATAAATACGAGCCCCGCGTAGTTCATCTGCTCTTAAATAGATAGCACCTTGTTCATTCGTAACATGTGCACCTAACGCTTCAAACCCTTTAATATGCTGATCAATTGGCCTCGGTCCTAAGTGACATCCACCTGGAAGCCCAATAACAGCTTTTTTAAAACGGCCAAGCATCGCACCCATTAAATAATAAGAAGCACGCAATTTTTTCACTTTTCCGTTTGGTAAAGGCATTGCAACCATGTTAGAAGGATCGACTACCATCTCTTCCTCCTGTCCATACGTTACTCTTCCTCCAATTTCCTCTAGTAAGTCTCCTAACATTTTCACGTCCGAAATATTAGGGACACCACCAATAGTTACTGGAGTATCTGCTAAAATTGTCGCTGGAATTAATGCAACGGCGCTGTTCTTTGCACCACTCACGCGAATTGTTCCATTTAAAGCTCTTCCGCCTTCAATTAGCAATTTTTCCATATTGAGCTCCCTTCTTGTGAATGTATTTACTTTCTATATTTTTATAGAAAGCTCCCCCTTAAGAATCTCAATTACTTTTCCATCCCAAAACTCAATAAATAGGAAACCATTATCTTCACTTCTCCTGTCATACAAAAAGATAAAGATTAACTATGTATCGAATTTACTTTATCAATTTAGATACGTTATCACATTTATTAATAGGACTCTGCACATTATTTTCTATTTCAAAAACAAAATGATAAAATCTTTAGACTTGTTCACGCTTTCATTATACAACGAAAGGAAACCGTCTAAAAGAGTAGACGGTTTCCAAAACGGAATTTTATTCTTACGCTTTACCGTTAGAACCGAATTCGCGAATTTTACCAATAACAGTAGCTTTGATAGCGTCGCGGCCAGGTCCGATAAATTTACGAGGATCGTAAACTTCTTGGTCTTTGTTTAATACTTCACGAACAGCTTTTGTAAACTCGATTTGGTTCTCAGTGTTTACGTTGATTTTTGAAGTACCTAAAGAGATAGCTTTTTCGATATCAGCAGTTGGGATACCAGTACCACCGTGTAATACTAAAGGTACACCAGTGAAGTCACGAACTTGTTCCATTTCAGCGAATCCTAAGTTAGGCTCACCTTTGTAAGGACCGTGTACAGAACCTAAAGCTGGAGCTAGGCAATCGATACCTGTTGCTTCAACAAGGTGCTTACACTCAGCTGGGTCAGCGTAAATTACGCCTTCAGCGATTACGTCGTCTTCTTGTCCGCCAACTGTTCCAAGCTCAGCTTCAACAGATACGTTACGAGCGTGTGCGTATTCTACTACTTTTTTAGTAGTTTCTACGTTTTCTTCGAATGGGTGGTGAGAAGCGTCGATCATTACAGATGTGAAACCTGCATCGATTGCTTCTTTACATTTTTCGAAGCTTGAACCATGGTCAAGGTGAATCGCTACAGGAACAGTGATGTTCATTTCTTCGATTAAAGCTTTAACCATAGCTACAACTGTTTTGAAACCAGTCATATGACGAGCTGCACCCTCAGATACACCTAGGATTACAGGAGATTTTTCTTCTTCCGCAGCAGCTAAGATAGCTTGAGTCCACTCTAAGTTGTTCATGTTGAATTGACCAACTGCGTATTTTCCTTCTAGTGCTTTGTTTAGCATTTCTTTCATAGAAACTAAAGGCATGGTGAATCCTCCTAAAAAACGTTTTTTGTATCCGATAAGTTCTTATCGCTGGTAGTATGACCAGAATAAGGTAAAATATGTATATCTACGTACCGGACTTTTTTCTACACTCAATAGGATAACAACTTGTACTCAAAAACTCAACCGTATTCACCTGCACAATAGTCCATGTAAACGCTTTTTTCCATATTTTTTATAAAAAATTCATTTTTAAGCCTCTACAGCGAGCTCATTTCTCACCGCTTGACGAATTTCATCAATATCAAATGGTTTAGCAAAATGCATTAAAGCACCTAAATCTTTTGCTTCTTGGATCATATCAAGCTCACCATAAGCAGTCATTAAAATCACTTTAATACTCTCATCAATTTCTTTTACATGCTTTAAAATCTCTATACCATCCATACCTGGAATTTTCATATCTAACACAACTAAATCTGGATTATCTTTTTTCACGATATCTAAAGCTTGAAATCCATTCGCTGCTTGGAATGTCTGATAACCTTCTTTTTGGAACACTTCATGTAATAACACACGAATGCCATATTGATCATCAACGATTAAAATTTTCCCTTCCATAACTCCCAACCTTTCTGTGTAAATACAAGATTTAAAGCTTCTTATATCTTAACGATTTATTTTCGCTATTTCTTGCCAAATTCCTTCCTATTCTTTCTTATTTTACCGTTTCCTATTTTTTTATGCCACCATTCGATTTCACCTTTCTAAAAAAATAAACTATAATGAAATCCGGTAAACACGTACGAAGGGAGTAACATTATGTTAAAAATTTTTTCAACCCAATTAAGTGGTTATTTCTCCAGAGTTTCTCAAAAAGAGGAAATGAATATAGAAGATAGCGCCCGTCTACTTGCTCAAGCATTAGTTGGCGAAGGTTTCATTTATTTACATGGTACAAATGAAATGGACGGCATTGTTGCTGAAGCACTATTCGGCGCTGAACCAATGAAGCAAGCAAAACGATTATTTGAAAATGGGAAAGAAGTAGAAGTAACTTCTGCAGATCGTGTACTTCTTATTAGCCGTTTTTCAACAGATGAAGAAGTTGTAGCAATAGCAAAAAAACTTCAAGCAGATGGACACTCTATTGTCGGCATCTCTGCTATTCAAGAAGGTACTGAATCACTAGAACAATATACAGATGTACATATTGATACAAAGCTATTAAAAGGTCTTATTCCAGACGATGAAGGTAATCGCTACGGATTCCCAAGCTTAATGATAGCTTTATTTGCATATCACGGTATCAAATTTACAATCGATGAAATGTTAAATGAATATTAAAAAAAGCGCCCTATTTCAGGCGCTTTTTTTATTACTTGCTCTCTTTATTCGTAAGAGAAGCTTTTACAAAGTCATGGAACAATGGTTGTGGACGGTTTGGACGAGAAACTAGTTCTGGGTGGAACTGTGCTGCCACGAACCAAGGGTGATCTTTTAATTCAATGATTTCAACTAGACGGCCGTCTGGGCTTGTACCAGAGAATACAAATCCTGCTTTTTCCATATCCGGACGGAATTGA
This genomic window from Bacillus anthracis str. Vollum contains:
- the glpX gene encoding class II fructose-bisphosphatase → MERSLSMELVRVTEAAALSSARWMGRGKKDEADGAATSAMRDVFDTIPMKGTVVIGEGEMDEAPMLYIGEKLGTGYGPRVDVAVDPLEGTNIVAAGGWNALAVIAIADHGNLLHAPDMYMDKIAVGPEAVGAVDIDAPIIDNLRAVAKAKNKDIEDVVATVLNRPRHQAIIEEIRKAGARIKLINDGDVAGAINTAFDRTGVDILFGSGGAPEGVLAAVALKCLGGEIHGKLLPQNEAELARCKKMGIEDINRILRMEDLVKGDDAIFAATGVTDGELLRGVQFKGSVGTTQSLVMRAKSGTVRFVDGRHSLNKKPNLVIK
- a CDS encoding thymidine kinase, with the translated sequence MYLINQNGWIEVICGSMFSGKSEELIRRVRRTQFAKQHAIVFKPCIDNRYSEEDVVSHNGLKVKAVPVSASKDIFKHITEEMDVIAIDEVQFFDGDIVEVVQVLANRGYRVIVAGLDQDFRGLPFGQVPQLMAIAEHVTKLQAVCSACGSPASRTQRLIDGEPAAFDDPIILVGASESYEPRCRHCHAVPTKQR
- the prfA gene encoding peptide chain release factor 1, coding for MLDRLQAVENRYEKLNELLSDPAIISDSNKLREYSKEQSDIQETVEVYREYKDVREQLKDAKAMLEDKLDAEMREMVKEEVSELESQEKTLSERLKILLVPKDPNDDKNVIVEVRGAAGGDEAALFAGDLYRMYSRYAEVQGWKTEIIEASYTELGGYKEIIFMINGKGAFAKLKFENGAHRVQRVPETESGGRIHTSTATVAVLPEAEEVEIDIHEKDVRVDTFASSGPGGQSVNTTMSAVRLTHLPTGVVVSCQDEKSQIKNKEKAMKVLRARVYDKFRQEAQAEYDQNRKQAVGTGDRSERIRTYNFPQNRVTDHRIGLTIQKLDQILQGKLDDFINALVMEDQAQRMEAAE
- a CDS encoding type B 50S ribosomal protein L31, coding for MKAGIHPDYKKVVFMDTNTGFKFLSGSTKGSNETVEWEDGNTYPLLKVEISSDSHPFYTGRQKFATADGRVDRFNKKYGLK
- a CDS encoding DUF2529 domain-containing protein produces the protein MLKIFSTQLSGYFSRVSQKEEMNIEDSARLLAQALVGEGFIYLHGTNEMDGIVAEALFGAEPMKQAKRLFENGKEVEVTSADRVLLISRFSTDEEVVAIAKKLQADGHSIVGISAIQEGTESLEQYTDVHIDTKLLKGLIPDDEGNRYGFPSLMIALFAYHGIKFTIDEMLNEY
- the murA gene encoding UDP-N-acetylglucosamine 1-carboxyvinyltransferase, which codes for MEKLLIEGGRALNGTIRVSGAKNSAVALIPATILADTPVTIGGVPNISDVKMLGDLLEEIGGRVTYGQEEEMVVDPSNMVAMPLPNGKVKKLRASYYLMGAMLGRFKKAVIGLPGGCHLGPRPIDQHIKGFEALGAHVTNEQGAIYLRADELRGARIYLDVVSVGATINIMLAAVRAKGRTVIENAAKEPEIIDVATLLTSMGARIKGAGTDVIRIDGVDSLHGCHHTIIPDRIEAGTYMILGAASGGEVTVDNVIPQHLESVTAKLREAGVQVETNDDQITVNGDRRLKVVDIKTLVYPGFPTDLQQPFTTLLTKAHGTGVVTDTIYGARFKHIDELRRMNAQIKVEGRSAIVTGPVLLQGAKVKASDLRAGAALVIAGLMADGITEVTGLEHIDRGYENIVDKLKGLGANIWREQMTKQEIEEMKNA
- the prmC gene encoding peptide chain release factor N(5)-glutamine methyltransferase, translating into MRVYEALKWASSFLQENGRDENAGEIVLCHVLKTNRTGLLMNMREEITAEQETSFTEFIHKHVEGIPIQYMIGHEMFYGRSFFVNEEVLIPRPETEELIVGVLERIERHFGDEKLHVADIGTGSGAISITLALENKNLHVYTVDIAQESIEVAKENAKTLGAEVTFYHGDLLSPFYETGQKLDVVVSNPPYIPEEDWRGLSPVVKEHEPKRALVGGEDGLDFYRRFMEELPNVLQKKAIVAFEIGVGQGEDVKGLLQQAFPHAHVEVVFDINGKDRMVFAEIE
- the spo0F gene encoding sporulation initiation phosphotransferase Spo0F, producing MEGKILIVDDQYGIRVLLHEVFQKEGYQTFQAANGFQALDIVKKDNPDLVVLDMKIPGMDGIEILKHVKEIDESIKVILMTAYGELDMIQEAKDLGALMHFAKPFDIDEIRQAVRNELAVEA
- the rho gene encoding transcription termination factor Rho, which codes for MNLSIAALENMKLKELYELAKEFKISYYSKLTKKELIFAILKARAEKEGFFFMEGVLEIIQSEGFGFLRPINYSPSSEDIYISASQIRRFDLRNGDKVSGKVRPPKENERYFGLLQVEAVNGDDPESAKERVHFPALTPLYPDRQMKLETEPKKLPTRIMDLIAPVGFGQRGLIVAPPKAGKTSLLKEIAHSVTTNHPEAELIVLLIDERPEEVTDIERSVKGDFVSSTFDEVPENHIKVAELVLERAMRLVEHKKDVIILMDSITRLARAYNLVIPPSGRTLSGGIDPAAFHRPKRFFGAARNIEEGGSLTILATALVDTGSRMDDVIYEEFKGTGNMELHLDRSLAERRIFPAIDIRRSGTRKEDLLIPKEHLDKLWGIRKTMRDTPDFVESFLRKLRQTKTNEEFLQNIVADSKRYVTTK
- the spoIIR gene encoding stage II sporulation protein R, whose product is MKKQVIAYLLLLLIGAQLLVQFGYMKADAKGPSVIPKEAVRLRILANSDSDKDQALKRKVRDEVKAQIDGWVADLTSFEEARKVIQSHIPEIEKTVANTLKKEGSKDSFQVKFSKNVKFPTKVYGNFIYPAGEYEAVLITIGEGEGANWWCVLFPPMCFLDFSSGTAVRKEEHVVKAESPEEEQVKQIDDEEVVDTEEKKEDEVKEKKVVKQEVATKVTASEKKVVKNETKVEEQPVSKEETKTVEKVEKPVEQKQEKQNEYVKVEEEEEEPEVKLFIVEAFTSLFSK
- a CDS encoding class II fructose-bisphosphate aldolase gives rise to the protein MPLVSMKEMLNKALEGKYAVGQFNMNNLEWTQAILAAAEEEKSPVILGVSEGAARHMTGFKTVVAMVKALIEEMNITVPVAIHLDHGSSFEKCKEAIDAGFTSVMIDASHHPFEENVETTKKVVEYAHARNVSVEAELGTVGGQEDDVIAEGVIYADPAECKHLVEATGIDCLAPALGSVHGPYKGEPNLGFAEMEQVRDFTGVPLVLHGGTGIPTADIEKAISLGTSKINVNTENQIEFTKAVREVLNKDQEVYDPRKFIGPGRDAIKATVIGKIREFGSNGKA
- a CDS encoding mechanosensitive ion channel protein, translating into MKKVYFATKADVERLHSFFGQANKKDDKINELYAQFMILEEAEEIRAVIGYEQSEENALIRSCLFTPNVDKQTFLYFFEMFLQYMKEKNIRQLYLLTNHPQSITIFQFFDFVTIEKENVPEGIRQLEHFCKNIKEPNAIILNCQLFTKLSTD